The DNA segment TGTTAATTAACCACCATTATCTGCAAGTTTCTCATCAAATTCCGAGTAAACAATCAATAAAACATTTCGCAAAATCTGTAACAGCGCGCACAACGAACGCGAAACATTTTGACGGCGAACGCGGGAGATCAAGATTACTTTGTGCCTCTCAATCTCGCGGTTATTACACACCGGTGCAACAACGGGTAATTGTCTCCACTTAATTCGGATATTGTTACCAGTGTGAAAGGGAGTAATTGTTACAGAATCCACCCGCTTCCTTTAACGTGGTAACGAATTCGTAAGTTCGCGCGGAGGACCGTTGCCCGTGAGTTTGATCCATTACTTCCTGCAAGGGTCCACGCCCACTCAATGTTCCTGCTCCTCGTCCACTATTTATCTGTCTCCTGCTAATTCTGCCATGGAAATGCAGCAAAATGTGCCTCCGCGTCTGTATCTAGCGCAGaatgagaaaaaaaaacgacAACGCGGACAGCTACGCATTCGATGCTGTCTCGCGAGCCGATTCGTCTCGATTTCCATTCTGAACTTGCGTTGGCGCGAGATCCTTGATTAAATTTTAGCTTCTCTGACGTTTCGTCCTTTAACTATTCGCGATGTCTAGTGTCTATTTTACTCTGATAACTTCATTTTACCAAGCGTATTAGATTCTCCGCGACTAATTTCTACCAACGATCCTCGTCTCGGTTGATTTACACAACGCAATGGCCGCTGCCGATAAATTCGAGATCTAAGGAAAGGACAATTCACGTAGGTGACGTGCGTTTGGACCGAGATACGTGGGACGTCGCGTCCAACTACAAAGCTGTCAACGCGACGCGTAAATCTTTGCGAGAGCAGCCTCGCGAACGAGTAAAGTCATCCAAAAGATGTCCTCCGCTTGCATGGATCCATGTTTCGCCTTTTAATCGCAAGCGATCGATCTCTGGATGGAATTCTTTTAATACTCTTTCGTTGGGATCTCCGTACTCTGCAAATACTCTTGACGACTAATTTCGTAGGCCGTTATCCTAGATAATCCGTAACAAAAGATCCATCCTAACCATCCGTCTATCCTGAAGCATCCAATCGGTACAGCTCACACGTCCGGATTAATTATCGTGGTAGTTGTCCACGAGTGTGAAATCGTGCAACGCCGAACGAATGAAAATTAGCCACGCTTTATCGCGCATTTCTACCCGTGCTCGCGCCATTCATCACCGAATAATTAGGAGACAAGTTCACCGTGGCTCGCGGCAATTAGGTAAACTAGAGGGCGTGGTGTTCTATTTCGGCGACGCTCGCGGTGCTCCTGTTCGGGTTCCACCGCACGCTTCTTCAAGTTTTAAGCTCCTTTTTGCACCGTTGCCTTCGAAACGCCAACCCTTTCTTCCCTCTTCTTCTTCGCGGAGCTCGTTCGTCAATGCAACCGAGTCAGAAACTCGACGACAAATGAGCCGCGCGAGAGAAACCGGCACCCTCCGAAAATATTTCCCTCTTCCGTTCCTATCGGATGTTTCCGGTAAAAAATGTTTCTCGTTGGAAAAAATTCTCCGCGAGGAGTCCATCCAGAAACTACTGCTCGTACTCGTCCTGTTAATTAGCTCTAGTAGGGTTAAGCGACGTTGAATCTTGGCCATTTCATCTTCTAATGATGCACCGAGTCGTACGCGAATGCAACGTATCTTCATGTTTCCAGTGTTATTGTTCTCGTTACAAATGTTCGAGATATTTTTctacagaaaaaaaaaagtagaatcGAATCCTTCTTCGTTTACAATGTTTGAAGACATTGTGCTAATGCAACACATGCAACCGTCCGAAACTAAAATGTAAACACGCGCAACTTGTACAGTTTGATATTATTATCTGCGGCATACTGTTCCTCGGCACACGAGTTGGAATCCTTCCTGAATTTACACGTGCACAAGCGTGCACGTCGCACGACGTGGTCCACGTCGAGTGAATTAGAGGCGGTACGGTTTTAGCCGACGATTCTGTAGTACGGGGCTGAAGAGAAGTCTCGAAAAACGCGCGAGAAACGCGACAATTACGTCGCCATCTGACAATTAGTAGCCAGTAAAACGACACTCCGCGGTACCGGTAGCCACGCCGCAAATACTTTTTTCCGGATATTTATTGCACCTCTGACTGCGAGGGTCGCTCTCGCCGATTCGTTCTCCACGCGAACGAGGAAGCTTTTGTCATCGATTTATCAACGCTAAAATAACCGATCCTTTTCGCGTTTGATTACGTGACAAATGAATTTCCTCTTTATATTTATTCGAGACGCCTCTTCCAATCGTTCGATATCTCGAATGCGTTAAATCTTCATCCTGCAGCGCGTTTAATACGCGCGCCATGACAGGGACGATATCACTGTGTCGCGAGTGTACTTTTTTTTCCCTTTAAAGTAGCAGACATACGTGGTGGTATATTCAACGTTGGAGCGTCGTGCTGCCACGGTTTTTCGTCGGATGACGAATGGGCAGATAATTAGAAGATGATCCCCGCTGCTTAGAGCGCGGTCCTGTTACCAGTCGACTAAAAGAGACCCCAAAGACATTCCTCATGAGCGGAGGCGCGACGTCTTGTACCGGCGGCTTGTAAGCCGgggataaatataaatataaacaaGTTCGAGCGGCAAAAAAGAGTTACGAGATTGATGAGGAAAGAAATCTCACGGGGATAATTGGGGCCCCGGTCGGGTTAAAAAGAGACGGTGTTTGCATTGCTCACAGTCTCGATCTCATTTAAAAGCAATTAAAATCAGAGCTGAGCCCGTCACGGCGCATAAAACACCGCTTTACCATTAATGATAGGCCTCTATCATCGTGTCGATTGTTTAAATCGTGCCTTTTCCTCGTCGAACATTAAACACAATGTTAGACATTACAATTCACGGTAGTTTGCGCTGTTTAATCTCACGAGACACACGTGTTATTAGAGTTCATTTAATTACGTACGCGTTTTCATCCTATTTAATCGCGTTGAAGTAACATAACCGGCGTCGCGCAATTATTCGATAATTACAAGATAAGGGAAACGTTGTTTAATTACATATACGGACAAAGCGtgatcttctttttttctctttatcaCGGTGTTATCAGAGGCGTGTACCAGCAGCAGCGGCGCCAACTCCACCACAGGTGCGGATAGAGAGGTTCTGGAAAAAAGTGACAGTGCCATTAGCGATGACGAGAGAAAGAAGAGGCCGCGAACAGCGTTCACCGCGGCGCAAATTAAGTCGCTCGAAGCGGAGTTCGAGAGGAACAAATACCTGAGCGTGGCGAAGAGGTTACAGCTCAGCAAGAGCTTGAAACTGACTGAGACTCAGGTACGTGTCGCACAATTTACGTCATCGTTCACTCCGAACAATGACGTAACGGAAACGCGATTCGTCAGAAGGTACCGTTTCACGTAGCGTTGGAAAATATGATCTCCGTTACGTCCCGCGATAATTAGTGGGCTGAACTAGGTCCGAGCAAGGCTTCCTCGCTTGATTAAAAGGAAACACGTTTCGCGGAAGTCATTTCGAACAAGATGCACTGCGCGCGATAAATTGTGATAACCGTCTGGGACTTCCGTAGCCCAGGGCACCTGAAATAGTTTAGGCTCCTTGTACAACACTGGGTTCCTCAAAATCAACCGAGCACTGAATTATGTCTTCGAAGGTCACCATATGTGTAGACGCCACATCGTGGCGCCATGGGGAAAGATCGCCCTTTAGGACCAATTAGCACTTATACGCCCTTTCTTCTCGCGAGCAGGCGAAGGGGAATACACGAGAACGCGAAACGTTCTCTGCTTCCTTTCGCGGTAGACTTTAATTAATCATCGTATCTCGTACAAGTTGCATTTTACTTGGAAATTCCAGATTTTTTGCACCTCACAGGCGCCATGCCACTCTTCGTTCGTTCATTTTTCTCAGGCAAATTGGTATCTGATTTTCTAATATTATCCTCGCGTAACCGAAGCGCTTAGTTCTCAACGAAGATTTAGGTAATCGTCTCGTTAAACGTATCAAGCTATAAAATGGATTGCGACAGTTACATAACTTTGCCATTTACTTTATAGTGCGGTGTACAGTGGTGCACAGTTGCACCGCATTAAACTAATTAATTTATGATAATGCCCCAAATATTTCCACGTTCGGTTGGATCGGAACCTGGCGGGATGGCAATGTTGCGAGCTGTAGTAATTGCCAGAACGGTAGAAATATCGCGGGCTACCCGCGAACGAGGCAGATAATTATCTGGGCGATCACAGCAAAAGGGAAGGACGATCAGACGACGGATCAGAGGGAAGAAGGAGACGTGTCGTGGTGCAGACATAACTGTCACAATATTTCTCGCAGTTAACGAGCCAGCTACGGGTGTCCCCTTCTTCTTGCCCTGCTCGGTTCCACCGATTCGTGCGTACGTTTCCAGCATGCCACGCAAGAACGAAGCATCCCGGGACAACGGATGCTTCGAGGCGACGGACCGAAGAGGCGTCGATTTTTTAATTAGGATATATTACTGCTTTAAACGTTCTGAATCCGGTTTAGGCGTTCCCCGTCAGAAAATTCTGTAGAAATCATGCCCAAGATGCTGACATCATTTTTTCCCGCGTCGCTTCACATGTTTGCTCACTTTCTCAGGGTTGTGCTTCGTTCGTTCCTCTGTGAGAAACGTTCGAATTctcgtttcccttttttttcttggaAAAGCGAGAATTTGGATTATGTTGTGAAGTCTTCGTTCGGTTCTTGacattatttaatctttttagaCCGTATAACAGGAAAACGAAAGCTTGCAAAACTTCCTTAATTTGCAAATGTTAGTAAAGCTTTCCATAAGGCCTCGGTAGCGCAGTAGGCAGCGCGTAAGTCTCATAATCTTAAGGTCGTGAGTTCGATCCTCACCCGGGGCAATTATTTTTGGTTTCGAACGTTGCGATCGAAATATTTTACACATACTATACCACTAATTCATCCGTGTTAACACTTTTGGATCAATACTTTTGCAGATTAAAATTTGGTTCCAAAATAGACGCACAAAGTGGAAAAGAAAGTACACAAATGACGTTGAACTACTGGCTCAACAATATTACTCCAGTCTGGGAATACCTACACCCCGACCAATTTTTGTGGAGGATCGTCTTTGGTAACATTTTAATCCCCATATTTTGATCTACGCAAGAGTTTCACTAACCGTTGACTATAAATTTCTGTACAGGTTTTTCAATTATCCGGCGCAACTGCAGCCAGGAGCACCGATTTTTCCACAGCATTTAGCCACCGTCCCTTTGCCACCTGCATTACCTATTGTACAACCATTGCCAAGTAACTTGACGATGGGTCAGCAGACATCGATTTTTCAAAATATACCTACAAGCAACCCGACGTATCATTTAAGTCAAAGGTTGGACTTCAGGCATCAAGATTCTTAGATTTAAGGAACATAGTATTCATGTTACTTAGATTTTTGTTATGTCCCGAGATAACGAAACCAAAAAAATGCGCCAAATACGATATCTATGAAATCATAAGACATCgattatttataattaaataaCGATAGGATGTATAAAGAGAGCAGAAATTAAGAAGACATTTTTTATTTGCATTTATTGTAGGGAGATACAATATATACAAGGAACCATTTTTATAACAACAATCTtttgtttttaattaaaaaactaaCAAATACATTTTTACCATTAAACGAAATACATACTTAGTGTAATTCGATCCTGTgtgatattacgaaatatataaacgtataaattatttattaactGTACAGTGGACCAAGATGTAAAAATATGCATATTGATACAATCTCTAAGCTATATTTCTTAGACAGCTGAAGGGGACAGAACTTTACTGACACCCAAAACTTTTTCATCATGAGCTGCTTGATCTTGGATAATTTTGGCATACTTTTCATTATCCTGTAAATCTTCTTCATCCAACATCTCTTGCATTCTCTGTTTATAACTGTGGTAACATCCAATGCATAAAATACTAAATTATCAAGACTTATCTCATACACACAGATCCTATAAAACTAGATTAAAACTCTACTTACATGTCGCTATCAGGATTATTTTCCTGGTTTctacatttttctaatttcttCTCTAAAGCCCTTACCACTTCCCTTGAGGGAGGTTCTACACACTTAGCCATAGACCTTATctctataatacatattttatataccAGTTAAAATGTATCATAACATTTCCTGAGTACAGGACTTTATTTACTCTTATACACAGAGGGATAAAGTATTTAATGGGGATTATTTACTTCTTACTGCTTCTATAATACACCCTAAGTGTTCCTTGGAAAATAAGATATCGGTCACGTAATTGTCCAGACTAGCATTGGCTTTAGATGCAGCGTGCAGTGTTGCAGCTAATGCCACTTGGCTTGGGGCATATAGCAAAACGCTATCAGTTAAAAATACCCTCTCTAAAAATTCATCGATAAATGGTCTCAACCTTTCCGGATTTTCCAAGGAGGAATACCTTGTCTAAAAGTACAGGAAATGAATTTCTCCAAATATCAAATTGATATTTGGATTGGTAAAGGTATAGAATATATACCTTGATATCTATTATCAATCCCTCTATGGGTCTGAACGGATTGTGCACTGTTAAATTATAATTCAGTTGTTGCATAAGGAGTAGTTCATTATTAAGTATAATATCTGATGCCTTCTCCCTATCTCCTTTAATGTTAGCAACAAATTGATATATGGAAACATTGAATTCCTCTACCTAAAACCAACTACCATGACCAACTGTGGATACTCCTGGACTAATTACATAACGAATCGATAATTACTTTACAAGCTAAGTAAACACACGTGACTAAAATCTCTTTGGGATGATAATCCATAACGCTGTTTCTGAGGTAGAATCTTTTGAAATAGTGCAACGCAGTTGACACTGTGGCTCTTGGCATCGATGGAGTGAAACGTCGACAAAAATCTCTTAATTGTAATTCATAGAAACGCAGTAACGTACGCTCCTCTGTATCGGATAAAAAATGTTCCTCTCTTTCCTCTGGCTTTTTGAAATATAGATTTCGcattataattaaaaaaaaaggcaACCTTAACGCATAACTACTTATCGAAAAATAAGCAAGTAATGACAAATGAAATAAAACATGTAAAACAGTGTATTCATATATCGATGCTTTAGTTTAAAATCTACGATTTAtcgatatgtatatatatatgtgtgtatataacCTACAAATATTTGTAGTTTATCCaaaaatgattattttatcttcgaTCATATGGTGTACGATAATAACCACGATTGAAAATTAACGCACGGAATGATTGCGTGGACCTTCCACTAAATGTAATAGGTCTCTTACCGTCATATTTGCACCGTGTCTTTGGATAAACTCTGCATTCGTTTTCTCTCTTAACGCTGTCAAATCATTTTCGTCGCCAAACATCCAATACCTTCTCTGCGAGCTCTGCGGAAACATCGCTGTTCCGTTTTCGACAAGTATATTCCACAATTGGAATGTAGAACAAAATTCAAACGTGACGCCTACACCATAAAATAACGCGGTAAATGCCGGTGCGAAGACTTAATCGCGGACAAAACATAGAATAGATCTACCACCTACTAGGAGCCACCTAGCGGGCATATGTAGTTCTTTACTCGATCGGTATTTCAGAGCTGGAAACGATGTCCCATAAGGTGGAGAGATCTACACTTCATTTTATCCATGGCTCTATTTCGTGCTTCGTATCCAATAAAGCATACTGGTTGACGTTTCGTCCAACATGGCAAAGATGGCAGCATTAAATGTATTTTGCTAAAAGTTCAGATCGATACGGACGCGACCTACACCATGAGCGCGTCAGTTTCTTCACAGGAAAAGTTTTGCTTAAGAGAATTAAGGACATCTACGTGGATTCAAAGTTATCTGCCAAATAGAGAATAGCTGAACAAGCGAAGTGGACCATGtggatatatatattttctcgAAGAAATTGCATCGCAAATGCAGGAAGTATAAATAATGGTTTCAGCGAATTTTTCTAACAATAGCGTGAATTTCCCTTCTAACGTTCTCGTATGTTAATTTTCAGGAAGGCGACCGCGCAAAAATACACGACGCTGGTGAACATAACGGAGGTCGGAGTTTTCGGTAAAAGGGACCATATTTTGTGGTAACGCGATTGTACGCGGCAGTAATAAACAAGATCGGCGAATGGTTGATAGAGGGTCAGAAGTGGGGGTCCAATTTTAATATGTACGCCCCCGCAAGCGGTTGCACGTCGGATCTGAGGGGGCGTTCCTACGACCCTTTGTCAACCGACGACGCCgctgcatcttatcacgatcaGGGCTTGGGATCTCCCATTCTGTTCTTCCACCTCGTTCGAGCCCTCGAGGCCATCCCGGTGCTGCCGCTTGTTCAAGCAAAGACGTTGCCTCCACGTCTCGGTGGCTATAACTTTCTACTTTTTGCACGTTGATTTATGCTTCTTTATGTTTAGCGACGATACGTCGTCGTGTGGTGCAGCGGGGGATCCTTTAAAATTTTCGCCAGGCATCTGCATCTGATATCGCGGCGATCTCAGATCGAAGATAAAGGAACTGTCTCGAAGTTTCCATCTCACCGTGTTAATACTTACGTGTGGAACGAAGTACAAGATCGCGGTACGCCGCCTGTACGTGCGTAGTGCGCGCGTTTAAATAACGAACAGCCGATAATTAGAGGCAATTTTCAATTTGTACGATCGATGCGTCGCTACTCGAGAAGTTTAATTTCCGACGGAATCTCACGTTGGGAAGCGATACGGCACCGAAAGTGAAGTACATCCGCCATTAATCTAATATTGCGGTCGCCGCCGCCCTCGGCTTTGCGTGCCTGCACCCTTTCGCGGCGAAGCTTGCCCCCTTCGTGCAAATACAAACACCAACGCGTCACCGTTATGGACAAGCGCCACGATATATCTTTCGTTCGTACACGAACACGCAGGGAAGTGGAGGCAATCGGATCGGTTTAGCAGCGACGTTAATGCGAAATCAATGTCCGTCTGGTATATCGCGCGAGGTGTGACTGGTTAAGTGGATTACCTTCGAACCCTTTTCACATCCCCGGTGATTCGCGCGATCGAGAAGAACTCTCTGTCGCGCGTGGCACTACGAACTTCCCAAGTTTCCTTCCAGTGAATGCGAAGGTATCGCACGTGTACATGCCCTCCTTTTTGTATGCGTGACCTAGTGTATCGCATGACCGTTAGCATGCTGTGGTATCGTCGTCGGTTAACCCGCAAAAAGCGGTATCACGCCTGCTTCTAACACTCCACGTCTGATCGGCTGGGTACCTCGGGTCGCACGCGAGCCTTCGGCGATCGAAACGGTCTCGTGTGTGTTGTTCTTCGCGATGGACATACTGTTCGCGTATTATATGAACTTGCCGATCGGAGCTCTTCCTCTTCTCGCCAAAAAATGCTCGCCATTAACCTGACAATGTTCTCGAGATCGAGCTGTGCAAGCGACAGCGGTAATCGCGATCATTCTCTCTCGTAAGTCACCCAAGAAAGGGAGAAAATAAAAGGGCAGTTTAATATGTCGTTAAACAATAATTAGGGAATATTTAAGGGAGGCGTTATAAATTCCCTCTACCCCGAAATCAGACCCGAGCAGGCGCGAAACGTACGAGAACAATATATTTCGGgttctttaattatttaatggACCCTCAGATTCGTGTTAACAGGCAGTATATCACTGTCTTCTGTACACGACTCGCATTATCTACTATCGGATGTCTCGAGTAACGTGCGTTCACTAGTCTGTGAAATGATTATACACACCGTGCATACGAAACGAAATTTACCAGTGATGTCGTTACGTAACAAATCATAAATCTCGCGGTCACCGAGCGTACGCGAGCTGGAAAATCGCGGCGCGATTCCACACACGGGTACGGGCCGCGTAACACAATCGCGCAACGACGTCCGCGCTCATCGATGATGTCCTGCCACGCGAGTCACATGGTGTTTATCTCGGATTACTGCAATTTATCAAGGCTGCCGTCGGCCACGGACCATTACAAAGTCTCGAAAAGGCTAACAATTTTATTTGGACGAGCCGGCAAACGATCGATCTGGCGCAAGCTGCacgctctctccctctcgcgcgGCGTCCTCTCGTTACCGTGAAACAGCGCGCGTCCTGATTCTGGCCCCCGTCGACCAACGAAACTGTAAGAAAGCGCACAGCGCAGCatgattgtaatttacaagaTAAACAAGCGGATAGAAAGCGGGGATAAGGAAACTGGTTGCCGGACGTGGATCGTCCGACGGGCGAGGGGAACCGCGGGCGacccgcttttttttttttcacgaatattaaatcgcgatgggAAATTACGATCACGCCGCGAAACACGGCTCGAGATCTGTATCGAGATACACATCGAGGTGATCGCGCGAACGGAACGGTGCTCCCGAACCAATTATCGTCTTTCAAATATCCACAGAAGCATCAGTATGCTCCGGGCAACGGAGATGCAAATAACACGGCTGTCGAAGATTCAGCGCGACCACTTTACCCGGCAAGGCTCGTTAATTAACGATTCGTATTAATTGCCGCTCGTTTGATAATGTAAATAAATAATTTGGTGGTCGCGCGAGCCAGCGACGGGGTTCCTCTCTCAGGTACTGTCTTCAGTTTCGCGCGACGAGTTACGATGCGATGAGCGACGGAACGAAGTCCGCGAAATGGATCGTTGTTAAAACAATAAAGGAGCAGCGTGGCTAGTGGAGCACGACGAGCGAAACGCGAACGCGAGGAGGGTGGAGAACGGAAGAGCCGGGGCCTCGAAGACGGCTGGTTCGAGCGCAACCTTCGCCCCCGGGACCACGGCCGGCGAAACACGCGTTCAACAATAAGAAGCGTCCGAAGAAGTGAGGTGAACGGTGGAAAACGAAGGAGAAAGTAACGGAGAAAGAAAGAGCGAGGCAACGCTCGGTCGTATACGGTATAATTACAGAGGGCAGAGCAGCAGTGGCTAGACCCGCTACAGCAACTTATCGTTGCCCAAGGCGGCAGCATACTCGAAATCGGCGGGACTCGATCCCGGCTTGCGACTTGGTCCTAATTCGTATTCGTGCCCCGGGTGTAGCAGATAGTATACGTCTCGAAAAACGGCGGAAGGACTGGCAGGAATCTCCTATGCTACGCCCTTCCGCCCGTATCGGCGGCTTTCTtcttatctcgttttagcaatgCAAATCTCGATGGTTAACGGTAACCCGTACGCTACGCGATTCTGGTTGATACTCTTTTTAGAAACGAATACAGGATACATTTTCCAGCGTTACTCATTCGTCGCGAGTGGAAACAGTCGGAGCGGTAGCTTCTTCTCGCGCGAGGTCCGCGTCTTGCGAAACGAACCCGGGTGCGTTCGTTTCCGACGCGAACGTTAAGAGATCCGTGGTAATTTTATTTCTACTTTCAATTCGGGAGGTGTAGCGAGCACGAATCCTCTAATTTCGGTAGGCCGCGGCCACCGATAATTAACGACCATAATCAGGGGGGGCCAGTACACGTGACGCAACGTAACGAAATGTAACACGCCGCCTGGAGAACCCCCTACGGGCGAGGCGTGTGCATTAAGATGGACGCGCGGCTATGCGTATTGCGCTCGCGAGGATGTCAACGTAGGCAGACGCGAAGAAAAATGCGCGAGCTTATCGGATCTCTCTAATTAGTTTATGACGAGCCAACCAGAGGAGATACGCGGGCGATGTTTAAACTATCTGATTGTCGTTCACCGGACCGAGTAACGGCTCGTACCCAATTACAGCCGCATTAAAGTGTATTAAAGTTATTAACTAATTTCATCGGAGAAAGGCTCCCAGGCCTGACGAAGATAAGCAACGAGGTCTAATTAGAAATTCGGAACAGATCCATGCGAACGCGTCATCGTTGCGTACACCGAGCGCATGAAGGATCGTTTTTACAACGGCGAGTTAGTACAGAGTATAAATATTTTGTTCTTTTAATTGCACGGTGCGCCGTTCCGCTGCAAATGGAAGACGACAACCTTGTACCGGCAGCCTGCGTGAGAGACTTCGTGGCGCGATTACGTTTCGCGGCCCTCGGGTTGCGTGCaggttttttctctttttcgtgGATCGAGCACGGGAAGCGTTCTCCGAACGCGACAGAATAATGCTACCGTTCTCTGTACGTTGCTCGGTACGATGATTCAAAAGAAATTTAATAGAACGGATTAGCATTTAAATGGAAACAACCGGCGCCCGTTTCTTAACCGGAATTAAGAACGGTATCTCGTCTGTTAATCTGCACGCGGTTATCTTTACTTCACGCGCGATGTATGCCAAGCGTACTCGAGTGCGTACCGTATTGGAGGGTAGTTTTATCAACGAGACCGAGTCGAGGTACGTTTCTCGGTTTTTGAACGCGACGGGAACGAAACGGTACCGCGTACCTGCCCGCTAGTACGGTATACACCCCGTGAGCAAAGATTATCCACTTTTGCGGTAATTTGTGGCTGCCGATGCGCACGCTGTATCGCGCAAGATGGCCGACAACTCGCGATCGCTGATTGGCGATGGCGGGGCGGGTTATTTGAGCGGCGGTTGGTGGTTCCAGCAGAGCCTGGTGCGAGTAATTTTGATCGTGATTATACTAATTTCATAGTATGCCCCTTCTCGGTGGCTTAAGCACTGGGCGAATTCACACGAGCAGCAGTACAGAGCAAGACTATAACCCCGCGCTAGCAAAATTGAACTCGCCACTTGCGCGATCCCTCTCGACGCGCGTCAAAGTGATATTGTGCCTTAGAATCTATGTCAGTGTAACGACGACAGCTGACGGGGAAATCTCATGCAGGTAAGGGTCTGGTCCACCTTCTCCAGTGAACCGATCGCTACTCGGCTGAAACTATTCGGTGTGCACGCGAGAACGACGTCCACGGCGTTGTTAGACTGCAATTATTTTTATAACTCTGCATACCCGTGTACCTATTTTCCATCATCCGTAATATGTCACAGACGATGGTTTTCACGAGAGGACAGTGCATATTATTCAAACGATTCGACGAGGCACTTTTTTTTCGGAGAGAACGGAGAGAAAAATGGGCTGAGCGTGCGGAGCCGCCTCAGCTATTGCTATTAACGTCAGCTATATTGAACCGTAATTGTCCCGTGTTGTTAGTGTGGCTTATTCACGGGCAAAAGGCCCCCGTTTCGCTTTCCTCTTTTCCCGCCCCTCTTCTTCCCGTTCTGTCTCTAACATTTTCTATCCTCCTCGCATTCCCTGTTGCCTCTTCTGCTTCTCTTTCCCTCCAGTACCCTTATTGCCTCTCTCCTCCCCCTGAGCAGCGAGAGCGGAGCATCGCCGCCGCGGCGGTGGGGGCTAAATTACCACAATTTTGTACTTTTTATACCGCGAGGGAAAAAAAGAGGATAATTTTTGGTGGAAACGCAACAATTTTATCGGCCGTTGTT comes from the Xylocopa sonorina isolate GNS202 chromosome 1, iyXylSono1_principal, whole genome shotgun sequence genome and includes:
- the LOC143425560 gene encoding uncharacterized protein LOC143425560, whose product is MSEERVKTSETKRESTELIEGPRVCSFSIESLLAPTKKIVEEEIRVPAQTKAYLHGHESNDSDGRKLVAPDSSMSVAEEIEFDDADIVCSTSPEPEMCYEACTSSSGANSTTGADREVLEKSDSAISDDERKKRPRTAFTAAQIKSLEAEFERNKYLSVAKRLQLSKSLKLTETQIKIWFQNRRTKWKRKYTNDVELLAQQYYSSLGIPTPRPIFVEDRLWFFNYPAQLQPGAPIFPQHLATVPLPPALPIVQPLPSNLTMGQQTSIFQNIPTSNPTYHLSQRLDFRHQDS
- the Cych gene encoding cyclin H, producing MFPQSSQRRYWMFGDENDLTALREKTNAEFIQRHGANMTPEEREEHFLSDTEERTLLRFYELQLRDFCRRFTPSMPRATVSTALHYFKRFYLRNSVMDYHPKEILVTCVYLACKVEEFNVSIYQFVANIKGDREKASDIILNNELLLMQQLNYNLTVHNPFRPIEGLIIDIKTRYSSLENPERLRPFIDEFLERVFLTDSVLLYAPSQVALAATLHAASKANASLDNYVTDILFSKEHLGCIIEAVRKIRSMAKCVEPPSREVVRALEKKLEKCRNQENNPDSDIYKQRMQEMLDEEDLQDNEKYAKIIQDQAAHDEKVLGVSKVLSPSAV